The genome window GGCTCCGTCCGGCCGCCCGCGACCTTCGCGGAGCGGAACCGGTTGTCACGGCCTCTTGACGTTTACGTCAACGTAAGGTAGCAAGGAAGGCGAAAGGAGCCACCGGACGCCCGTGTCCCCGAGCCCGCGACGCTACACCATCTCCGAGTTGGCCGAGGCCTTCGACACCACGCCGCGCGCCCTCCGCTACTACGAGGAGCTGGGTCTCCTCGCCCCCGAGCGGGAGGGCCCGCACCGGCTCTACGGCGAGCGCGACCGCGTGCGCCTCAAGCTGATCCTGCGCGGGCGGCGGCTGGGCTTCAGCCTCGAGGAGATCCGCGAGATGCTCGACCTCTACGACCTCGACCCGAGCGAGGTGACCCAGCTGCGCGAGGTGCTGCGCAGGGGGCGCCGGCGCATCGCCGAGGTGGAGGGGCAAATCGCGGAGCTCCAGGCGCTGCTGGCCGAGCTCAGGGACCGGGAGGCGGAGCTCCGGCGGCTGCTCGCGGAGAAGACGGGCGGCCGCGAGGAGGGCGGTTCGCCGTGAGATTCCAGTCGTACGTCTACGGGAGGAACCACTTCGACCTCGACCCGGACCTGCAGGTGGTGCTCCGCCACTTCTGGCCCGCCTACGGCGAGCGGCAGGCCGAGCTGGAGCGCTGGGGCGAGCTGGCCGGGGGCGAGGCCTACCAGGTGGGCTACCACGTCGACCAGGAAGCCCCGCCCGTCCTCGTCCAGCACGACCTGGACGGGAACCGCGTCGACCGCGCCCGCCTCTCCCCCGCCCAGGAGGCGCTGCTCCCCAAGCTGGCGCCCCTGATGGCGCCGCCCTACCGCGGCGGCAGCTGGCACCACCATTACGCGCTGGGCTACCTCCTGGCTGATCCCGGCCTCTACTGCATCCTCACCATCACCCAGCAGGTGGCCTACGCCATCCACAAGTACGCGCCCGAGGAGGGCGCCTGGAAGGAGCGCCTCCTGGCCGGCGAGGCCTGGGGCGCCACCTGGATGACCGAGATCCAGGGCGGGAGCGACCTGGGCGCCAACCGCACCGTCGCCCGCCCCGCCGGCGACGGCGGCCGCCTCTGGCTCCTCTCGGGCGGCGACAAGTACTTCGCCAGCGGCGCGGGCCTGGCCGACGTGGCGCTGGTCACCGCCCGGCCCGAGGGCGCGCCGGAGGGGCCGAAGGGGCTGGCGCTCTTTCTCGTGCCGCGGCTCCGGCGTGACGGCTCGCTCAACTTCCACGTCCGCCGCTTGAAGGCGAAGAGCGCCACGCGCGCCGTCCCCTCGGGCGAGGTGGAGCTGGAGGGAGCGGAGGGCTTCCTGGTCGGCCGGGCCGAGCAGGGCATCTACTACACGCTGGAGATCCTCACTTCCTCGCGGCTGGCCAACGCCGTCGGCGCCATGGGCATCGCCCAGAAGGCGCGCCTGGAGGCGCTCTTCCGCGTCACGCGGAGGAGCGCCTTCGGCCGGGCGCTGGCCGAGCACCCGCTGGTGCGGCGCGACCTGGTCGACCTGGCCGTCCGCCAGGCGGGCGGGCTGGCGCTGGCCTTCCGGGCCATCGACGCCTTCGACCGGAGCTGGCGCGAGCGGCCGCCCTACAGCGCGGAGTACCACTACGCGCGCTTCCTCTCGCACCTGGCCAAGAACCGGACCGCCGACCACGCGGCGGAGAGCACCCGCCTGGCCATGGAGCTCTTCGGCGGGCTGGGCTTCCTCGAGGAGTACGCGGTGGCGCGCTGGCACCGCGAGGCGCTGATCACGCCCATCTGGGAGGGGACGAGCAACATCCAGGCGCTGGACCTGCTCGAGGCGATGGAGAAGAAGCGGGCGCACGAGCGCTTCCTGGCCGAGTTCGTGCCCATGCTGGAGGAAGCGGGCACGCCGGAGGCGGCCCTGGCGCGGCGCGTCCTCGAGAGCGAGCTCCGGCGCCTCGGCGCCGCGCGGCCGGAGGAGGCCGAGTGGTACGCCAAGCACGCCCTGGCCCGCCTGGCCGACGCCGCCCAGGTGGCGCTCCTCTACCGGCTGGCGGCGACGGGCGGCGAGCGCTACGCCCAGCTGGCGGCGCTCTACGCGCACCGCTTCCTGGAGGGGGAGGAGTACCCGGCCTGGGCGCTGGACGAGCCCGGGCTGACCGGGCTGGAGACGGTGGCCGCGGCCGGCGGGGCCGCGCAGGCGGAAGGGGCGGCCGTCCGTGCGTGAGCTGGTGGTCCACCAGATCCTCTTCCAGACCGTCCACGAGCACCCCGACGCCGAGGTGGTCAGCCCGCCCGTCCGCACCACCTACGCCACGCTCTTCGAGCGGGCCACGCGCCTGGCCAACGGCCTCCGCCGGCTGGGCATCGGCCGGGGGACGGTGGTGGGCGTGCTGGACATCAACAGCTCGCGCTACCTGGAGCTCCACTACGCCCTCTCCATGCTGGGCGCGGTCCTCCACCCCATCAACTTCCGCCTCCCGGCCGGCGAGCTCCTGGAGACGGTCCGCCGCGCCGGGGACGAGTGGCTGCTGGTCTGGGAGGGCTTCCGCGACGCCATGGCCGGAGCCAGGCCCCTCTTCCCGCACTGGCTCTGGCTGACCGACGGCGCCTCCGAACCCGAGCCGGGGGTGCCCACGCTGGAGGGCCTCGTGGCCGAGGGGGAGGCCGCGCTCCCGCCGGAGGCGGACGGCGTGCACGAGGACGACTGGCTCTCCATCCTCTTCACCACGGGCACCACCGGCCGTCCCAAGGGGATGCGCTACCGCCACCGCGACCTGCTCCTGGCCTCGCTCCAGATCCTCCACCACCTGGCCCTGCACGAGGGCGGGGCGCGCCTCTCCAGCCGCGACGCGGTCATGCCGCTCATCCCCTTCTTCCACATCCACGCCTGGGGGACGCCCTTCTTCGTCCCCTACCTGGGCGCCAAGCTGGTCCTGGCCGGCCGGGCCGGCCCCGCCGAGCAGCTCGAGCTGATCCTCCAGGAAGGCGTCACCTGGCTGAACATGGTGCCGACGCAGCTGGACATGCTGCTGGAGGCCGCGGCGGCGCGACGGCTCGAGCGACTGCCGGTCAAGGTGCTGACGGGCGGCAGCGCGCTCCCCGCCGGCCTGGCCTCGCGCGCCCGCGCGCTGGGCGTCCGCTACAGCCTGATCTACGGCGGCTCCGACCAGCTGGCCACCGCCATCTCCGTCGTGCCCGAGGAAGCCGACCCGGAGAGCGACGAGGCGGCGGAGGCGCTCCGCACCGGCACGCGCCCGCTCCCCATGGTGGAGGTGGAGGTGCGCGGCGCGGACGGCCGCCCGGTCCCCCACGACGGCCAGACCATCGGCGAGGTGCACGTGCGCAGCCCCTGGCTTCCTCCCGAGGGCTACTACGGGGAGCCGGAGGCGAGCGCCTCCGCCTACCGGGACGGCTGGTTCCGGAGCGGCGACCTGGCGGTCCGCCTGCCCAACGGCCTGCTCTACGTGGTCGACCGCGAGAAGGACGCCATCAAGAGCGGCGGCGAGTGGATCCCCAGCGCGGTGCTGGAGGCGGTCCTCTCCCGCCACCCCGGGGTGGCCTCGGTGGCCGTCCTCGCCCAGCCCGACCCGCGCTGGGGCGAGCGGCCGGTGGCCGTCGTCCAGCCCCGCGAGGGCTCCCCCGCCCCGGACGAGGCGGAGCTGCGCGCCTTCCTGGAGAAGGCGGTGGAGGCGGGCGAGATCGCGCGCTTCTGGATCCCCGACCGCGTGGTGGCCGTCCCCGAGCTGCCCGTCACCAGCGCCGGCAAGATCCACAAGGCGGCGCTGCGGGCCGAGCTCGGCCTGGCGCCCGCCGCCGGGGCAGGCGGCGGACCGGCCCAGGCGGCGGTGCGGGGGCCGGGCGGCGGACCGGCCCAGGCGGCGCCGGGTCCGGAGGAAGCGCCGGGCGGTTGAGCTGCCGGCAGAGGGCGGGGCGACCGTGGGGCAGCCGCCCGGCGAACGGGGACCAGACGGGCGGGCCCGGCCGGGCCGCCCTCGGCGAGGAAGGCGTCACGTCCGCGTGGCGCTTTCTTCATGCCTCCCCGCCTGGCGCAGGAGGCGCTGGACGACGAACCGGAGGGAGCGGACCGCTCGGGCTCATGGCGGACGCGACGCAGACGAACCCCCGTCTCCCCCTGGTCCGCACAGCACCCCCCAGGTAGAATCCACCCCAAAGCACGAGTACCATGATTCCGACTGGAATACTCGGCTTTATCCGGGAGGTGGCCCTCATGGCGGTAACCACGGGCGCGGGCGACGCCGCCCAGGCGCGGCCCACGGTGGAGTTGGCGGCCTCGAGCCGCTGGCTGGGCGGGGCCAAGGCGCTCCACCGGGTGCGGAACCTGGGCCGGTTTCTGACCGACGAGCCGGTGCAGATGGGCGGCGAGGACGCCGGGCCCAACCCGCTGGAGGCGGTGCTGGCGGCGCTCAACGGCTGCCTGACGGTGATGGTGACGCGCATCGCCCGCGAGCTGGAGATCGCCGTCGACCGGCTGGAGATCGAGAGCCGCGGCGACCTGGACCCGCGCGGCATGATGGGCGTGGCCGGCGTCCCGCGCCACTTCCGCCGCGTCGAGGCGCGCGTGCGCATCGGCACGCCGGCCTCCGACGCGGAGCTGGAGGAGCTGCGCCGGCGCGTGGAGGACCGCTGCCCGGTCTCGAGCCTGCTGCGCGCCGCGGGGGTAGAGCTGCAGGTCGCCTGGAGCCGGGGCTGAGGCTCCTCAGGAGGTGCCCGCCGGCCCGGTCGCGGCCGGCGCCTCCTCCCCGCTCCCCGGCCAGGCGTCGCTCCGCAGCAGGCGGAGCGCCCAGGCGGCCGCCAGCAGGGCCGCCGCCAGCACCGCCGCCTCGGTCAGCGGCAGGCTCCGCGTCCAGAGCGGCAGGAAGCCGGCCAGCGCGTCGACGCCGGTATGGACCCCGAAGGCGCCCAGCCACAAGGCGAAGGAGCGGCGCAGCACCGCCACGGCGACCACCACGCTCAGCGCCACCTGCAGCGCCAGGGCGGAGAGCCTCTCCAGGGCGCCCAGGAGCGGCAGGGCCGGGCCGCCCGCCAGCGCGGGCGCCACTCCCCGCCGCAGCTGCTCCGCCAGCGCCGCCGGCAGCGCCGACGGGTGCGCCGCCAGGACGAGCAGGAGCGCGGCCGTCACCACGCCGTTGAGGCCGACGAGGAGGATGCTCTCCAGCCCGCCGTGGCCGAGGCCCATGGCCAGCGCCTCGCCGGGGCGGGGCCTGGGGAGGGCCAGGCGGTAGGCGAGGTAGCGCGCCCCCTCCTCGAAGAGGCCGGCCGTGACGGCGGCCAGAAGGACGACGCCCAGCGCCGCCGGCGGCGTCGAGGCGCCGTGCCGCTGGAGCCAGGCGGTGAGCGGCCCGATCCAGGGCAGGCGGAGCACCACCTGGGCGACGAAGAAGGTGGCGGCGCCGATGCCGAAGGCGCGCCAGCTGAGCCGCCAGCGCCGCCCCAGCAGAGCGAAGCCGAGGAAGGGCAGCGCGATGGCGAAGAGCCCCGCGCCGAGCAGCCACCAGGCCATGCGTCCCAGCTCCTTTCGGGCCCCCCGCGGGTCGACCGCCGGCGGTCGGACGGCGCGGGTCGGAGCGCTGCCGGTCTCTCCCCGCAGGCCCTTCCGGAAATGACGTCATGACGTCATTTCCGCCATCATGATGGCAGATCGTGCACCCCCGTCCGGGAGACCCTCGCGCGCCCAGATCGCGCCGGCGATCAGCGGCCCGCCAGGAGCGGCAGAGCCACGGCCACCGCGATGCTGCCCAGGACCAGCGCCGCGAAAAGCCAGCCCAGCGGGTGGCCGAAGTTGACCGTCCAGCCGACGCCGAACCGCTTGGAGACGAGGAAGCTTGGATCGTCCCGGTTGACGTAGACCAGGCCGCCCCACCAGTAGCGGTCGTCGTCCGCGGGCGCCGGCGCGGGGGCGGGCGCCGGCGCGTGGGCGGGCGCCGGTGCAGGGGCGGGCGCGGTCGCGGCCGCGCCCCTCCCCTCCGCGGACGGCGGGCGGCGCGCCGGGCGGAGGCGGCTTCCTTCCTGTCCCAGGGAGAAGGTGACGCCCAGCATCACCAGCACCGCCAGCAGCGTCGGCAGGACGCTCAGCGCGGCATACGACGGCGGCAGCCACCCCCAGACCACCAAGCCGAGGAGGAGCGCCGTCAGGTTGGCGCCCGCGGCGACCACACCCAGGGCCGCCACCATGCGCCGCCGGAAGAGGAGCTGCCGGCGGAGCGACTCCTCCGGCTCCCCGGGGTCGAGCCGGAGCGGCGCCGAGGGAACCAGCGCGGCCACCCCGCCGACCACCAGCGTCAGGAAGAGCTGCACCCAGACGGGCGTCAGCGCGCTCCCGTAGCTCTTCGTCGCCCAGGAGTCCACCCGCCCCGCCGCGTCGATGTGCATGGGGATGCGCGCGGGCAGGTGCGGGTAGACCCAGAGCCCCAGGGCCAGGGTGGCCAGCAGCACGGCCAGGGCGGGCGCGAACCAGGCCCAGCGGATCTCGCCCGCCCCCCGCGGGCGCGTCTCGGCGACGGCGGCGCGGGGCGACGCCGCCAGCCAGCCTTCCTGCGCCTTGACCGCGGCCAGCCGGCGGTGGGCGGCGACGTAGGCCAGGGTGGCCAGGAGGAGGAAGCCGAGGCCGGCCCCGGAGGCCGCCAGCGTCTGCCCCGCGGCGCCGCCCCAGCCGGTGCCGAGGACGGCCAGCCAGCCGGCGGCGGCAAGGGCGGCGGAGGCTGCCACGCCCCGCCGGTAGCGCTGCCGGACCGCGACGACCGCCGGATCGCCGGCCCGCTCCGGCGGGATGCGGACGCCGAAGGCCAGGCCCCGCGCCTGCAGATCCGGCATCCGCCAGAAGAGGGCGGCGACGCCCAGCCAGAGGATCGCCTGAAAGATCGGAAAGAGGAGGTCGGGCCTCAT of Bacillota bacterium contains these proteins:
- a CDS encoding MerR family DNA-binding transcriptional regulator; the encoded protein is MSPSPRRYTISELAEAFDTTPRALRYYEELGLLAPEREGPHRLYGERDRVRLKLILRGRRLGFSLEEIREMLDLYDLDPSEVTQLREVLRRGRRRIAEVEGQIAELQALLAELRDREAELRRLLAEKTGGREEGGSP
- a CDS encoding acyl-CoA dehydrogenase family protein, coding for MRFQSYVYGRNHFDLDPDLQVVLRHFWPAYGERQAELERWGELAGGEAYQVGYHVDQEAPPVLVQHDLDGNRVDRARLSPAQEALLPKLAPLMAPPYRGGSWHHHYALGYLLADPGLYCILTITQQVAYAIHKYAPEEGAWKERLLAGEAWGATWMTEIQGGSDLGANRTVARPAGDGGRLWLLSGGDKYFASGAGLADVALVTARPEGAPEGPKGLALFLVPRLRRDGSLNFHVRRLKAKSATRAVPSGEVELEGAEGFLVGRAEQGIYYTLEILTSSRLANAVGAMGIAQKARLEALFRVTRRSAFGRALAEHPLVRRDLVDLAVRQAGGLALAFRAIDAFDRSWRERPPYSAEYHYARFLSHLAKNRTADHAAESTRLAMELFGGLGFLEEYAVARWHREALITPIWEGTSNIQALDLLEAMEKKRAHERFLAEFVPMLEEAGTPEAALARRVLESELRRLGAARPEEAEWYAKHALARLADAAQVALLYRLAATGGERYAQLAALYAHRFLEGEEYPAWALDEPGLTGLETVAAAGGAAQAEGAAVRA
- a CDS encoding AMP-binding protein, translated to MRELVVHQILFQTVHEHPDAEVVSPPVRTTYATLFERATRLANGLRRLGIGRGTVVGVLDINSSRYLELHYALSMLGAVLHPINFRLPAGELLETVRRAGDEWLLVWEGFRDAMAGARPLFPHWLWLTDGASEPEPGVPTLEGLVAEGEAALPPEADGVHEDDWLSILFTTGTTGRPKGMRYRHRDLLLASLQILHHLALHEGGARLSSRDAVMPLIPFFHIHAWGTPFFVPYLGAKLVLAGRAGPAEQLELILQEGVTWLNMVPTQLDMLLEAAAARRLERLPVKVLTGGSALPAGLASRARALGVRYSLIYGGSDQLATAISVVPEEADPESDEAAEALRTGTRPLPMVEVEVRGADGRPVPHDGQTIGEVHVRSPWLPPEGYYGEPEASASAYRDGWFRSGDLAVRLPNGLLYVVDREKDAIKSGGEWIPSAVLEAVLSRHPGVASVAVLAQPDPRWGERPVAVVQPREGSPAPDEAELRAFLEKAVEAGEIARFWIPDRVVAVPELPVTSAGKIHKAALRAELGLAPAAGAGGGPAQAAVRGPGGGPAQAAPGPEEAPGG
- a CDS encoding OsmC family protein, which gives rise to MAVTTGAGDAAQARPTVELAASSRWLGGAKALHRVRNLGRFLTDEPVQMGGEDAGPNPLEAVLAALNGCLTVMVTRIARELEIAVDRLEIESRGDLDPRGMMGVAGVPRHFRRVEARVRIGTPASDAELEELRRRVEDRCPVSSLLRAAGVELQVAWSRG
- a CDS encoding YhfC family intramembrane metalloprotease, coding for MAWWLLGAGLFAIALPFLGFALLGRRWRLSWRAFGIGAATFFVAQVVLRLPWIGPLTAWLQRHGASTPPAALGVVLLAAVTAGLFEEGARYLAYRLALPRPRPGEALAMGLGHGGLESILLVGLNGVVTAALLLVLAAHPSALPAALAEQLRRGVAPALAGGPALPLLGALERLSALALQVALSVVVAVAVLRRSFALWLGAFGVHTGVDALAGFLPLWTRSLPLTEAAVLAAALLAAAWALRLLRSDAWPGSGEEAPAATGPAGTS
- a CDS encoding DUF1648 domain-containing protein; translated protein: MRPDLLFPIFQAILWLGVAALFWRMPDLQARGLAFGVRIPPERAGDPAVVAVRQRYRRGVAASAALAAAGWLAVLGTGWGGAAGQTLAASGAGLGFLLLATLAYVAAHRRLAAVKAQEGWLAASPRAAVAETRPRGAGEIRWAWFAPALAVLLATLALGLWVYPHLPARIPMHIDAAGRVDSWATKSYGSALTPVWVQLFLTLVVGGVAALVPSAPLRLDPGEPEESLRRQLLFRRRMVAALGVVAAGANLTALLLGLVVWGWLPPSYAALSVLPTLLAVLVMLGVTFSLGQEGSRLRPARRPPSAEGRGAAATAPAPAPAPAHAPAPAPAPAPADDDRYWWGGLVYVNRDDPSFLVSKRFGVGWTVNFGHPLGWLFAALVLGSIAVAVALPLLAGR